The region ATtcaaataaattttaaatatttttaatttaaaaataattaacTAAAATTTTAAGGTTATAAAATGGTAAAGCAAAAGGTAGTGGAAATAGCATCCACATTTATTACTTTGTGGAAGACTAACAAAATGTTGGTAAGATTGCATGGAGGCCCTTTTTGAAATATATGCAGCCTCTGGTCATTCTGAAGTTGGCATATTCTACAACAGATTATAGCTGGTTTTGCATTGTGGCAGACAACGAAATCTTTAGAAAATGCACTCATTCTAAACATGTTTATTATAAACAAAAAGAGTCATAGTCTTTTTCTTCAAATGTACTCCAAATACATATAATTAAAGTTGATTTTTAAGTCACACTCAAATTTTATGTCTGTTTTACATTCGGAGATTCATCTCCGTAAATCTTACGAAGTTACATTTTCGTAGTATACTAAAGTAGAAGTAGAAAAACATAAAAACCAACAAGTTGTAGGTTGACAAAATAAAGTTACTATTGATAACATAAAATATACATTATGTAGATGTTAATATAAATCAAACATTACATTTGAATATCCAGGTAGACGTTTCaacatttttataatattttCGACTGCTCACGAAATTGTCACATCCACCTCGATCAGAATGTTTGTTTCTAAATGGAAAAAAAAATTCACATAGCCTTTACATCTGCATTCGTCTTCAACTCAAAATTGTTGAACTCAATCTTACCTCTGTTGTCAATCGACGATGAACGGTACTCGAACTTCACAATTTTTCGATTGTCTCAGTAAGATAGGAGATTCTGCGGTATGTATTTCAGATCTGTAAGAGGGATGTAGTCATTGAACTTAAATTCAATTGAGGGTTGGTTATGTATACTTAAATTCTACAGTATATATTTCATGTTTGAAATGCATTTCTTCTCTTCCGGAATGAGGCGACATGCAATTGATGACCGACTAACTTTTCGCACAAATCATGGTTATTTATACCACATATCACATTAAATCTCCATTTGTTATTTATCAACAGATAACCACACAACTTAAAATGACACTCATATTTTCTTGAATCAGTGTCATCTCGTTTGAAATTCTAGAGAGGAAGCATATACTTTCCATTTCTTTCGTATGTCATTGTCATAAATGCACCTTTTCTATCTGAACCATTATCGGACCTTCTGATTACAACACCAAACTTCATTTTGGATGCCTCTGTACGAATTCATTGAAGCATGTGATTACGAAATTCAAGCTCTTGTTCATTTTTAAAATTGGTTGCCAACCTTTACCTCATTCACAACAACATGTTTGGCATCCGGAGACACAATAGATTTGGGGAAAATGTTGgggtgcaccatatctaatgaAAACAATAACATAAAATACTCAAAAACAACTAAAATTGAAAACAGAGAAAACACACAACATCCAGAAATACATTTTCGGATGAATTCATACAGAACCCGAAAATCATTTATCTATTCAACATACATTTTTTCAGTTTCAAAACAAGATTAATGTGAGTAATGAGGCTCGAAATAAATTATCTTTATCTTGAATTTCAACTTCTTATACTCCTTTTGATGTGATGAAATACTAGAATTGAGTTTTGGAGTGAAAATTTTGATAGAGAATAAAAGgattttttaaaattgtttttttaaatGGGAATGAGTATGATCATTCATGTGACTGTTTTATTAAAATCATGTTTGATATTTCCAAAAATGTATCTACGAAAATGACTGAGGTGATAAATTTTCAATTTTCCGCTTCAAAAATCCAGAAATGCAAGTCCGGAAACTCTACTAAAATGCACAATAAACAATGAATTGAATTGATATCTCTGAATATGCATTTTTTGATCAAATGTTTTTTAAAAAATGGGATGACACTCAGAAGATACATTTctaaaatataaaaataatttcATATTTTTTATAGAGTATTTTTCTACCTCATAAAATATGATAAATTTTTTCTAAATTAAACGTGGTTTTTTTCTTGTTGTAAATAGAGTATTATTGAACtatactctctctctctctctatctatctatctatctatctatctatctatctatatatatatatttattgaACTGGTTCAACGCCCGTGCTAGTGGATATAAAAATTTGTTAAGTAGGTCTTAAAACTAAAATACTATTTAGACCCTCATTCAAAGGTGATTTTTTTAAAAGCTAATTAATTTATctaataaaataaatttaatgAATATGGTTTGCAGACAATTATATTTTAGTTTTATTGTGAtctaattttaattttaattttctaattatatataaatataaataaattttattatcAAGATTTTAGTTAATATAAATCCcattaataataaaatattaaatataaaatGGGTGGGTGAGGTACTTCAAGTGGTAAATGTTACTTTAGTTAATCGAATGTAAGTTGATGGTTTAAAATTTAATATTTGGCAGCAATCACTACAAgaaataatattttttatgataAAATTTTCACCACGAACAATATAAAACTGATGGTGTATGTAACGAGAGCACcttattttatttataaaaaaacaaTCTTTTATCTCAATTTTATGAAAAATCGACATAAATATATGCTTAGGATTTGATATTCGATTCTCATCTCTTGCAGTTTTGTGTTTTATATGGAACCAAAAAGGTGCATTTTATTATTATAGATTTTACGTCGGATATGTTACCTCGACTTTCATTAAAGCCGAGATAAATACTCTCtaattttttattctttttggAACCAAAAAGACGcctttattttttataaattttagGTCGGATATGTTACCTCAGTTTTCAGTATAACCGCGATAAATACTCTTTATATTTATTCACTCAGTGTCTACCACGTTCACTTCTCGAGCCCTAGCCAAAGAACACTTCTTCTCCAGCCAACGAAAGAACACTTATTCTCCAAGGAGCCATAGCGAACGAAAAAAATTCTCTCTCCATTATTCTCTGgtatgttattattgttgttgctttgatccattattgttgttcttgttattCTTCATTACTGTTGTTCTTGTTATTAtctttatattttttatttccaCAATGTCAACCTCATTTACTTCTCGAGTCATAGCGAAAGAACACTTCTTCTTCCGCCAATGAAAAAACACTTATTCTCCAAGGTTCCCTATCGAACGAAAAAAATCTCTCACCATTATTCTACAatatgttattattgttgttgttgttcttgttattgTTTTTGTCCAttattgttgttcttgttattCTCCATTACTGTTATTGTTTAAAAACTTTATTTTTGTTGGCTGtgtactatttttatttttatttttaaaacctTTATGTGATTATGGATCATAGTTGGATGAAAGCCAATAAATTAAGTAAGGAGTATGAGAATGGAGTGAAGCTTCATTTGTCTAAACTACACAAACAGAACCCTAACGAAGAGCACTAAACAACGAGAGCCATAAACACATATCATCTTCAATACGAAGATGTTATGTATTTAGGGCTCACTTTTCTTCTTCATAGATCCATTTTTTTTTACTTATCTGGTACGTCAAACACCACCACtaatattttttttcatattgttgttgttgttattgttgttattgttgttattgttattgttgaGATCCGAAATCCTAGagattttgttgttgttattgatgttgttttTGTCGATATTGTTGTTAAGACCATAAACTCCAGAGGTTGTTTATTGACGTTgttattgatattgttgttgtttattgacgttgttgttcttgatgtcgtgtttgatgttgttgttgttgttttcttgttatttttgttgttgatattgagattgagattatgttttttgtgattcATTGTGCAACTCTTATCTTGTTCCGTCtagttgagtttattatatctaatatCGATTGTTTGTTTCACTGATCCCTCTTTGAACATATAATCTAGTAAACTGCTTTTGGTAATAATCATATGCAAAATTATGTTATATCTGAAACTTATCTTACATTGATTAATAATTTTCTAGCATTATGtaactcatcattcatctcatgtTGTTTTATTCTTAAAATCTCTCAAATACTTCTAGTTTTTGTTCAACTTTCTTCcatatttgttcatttttcaaaGCATCAAATTATATGCTTTCAAGAATGAATTAGTAGAAAAGGAAGCATTCAATAAAGAACTTGAAACATTTGAGAGATTTTAACCATAAAATAGCGTGAGAAGAATTGTGAGTTGCATAATGCTTCAAAATTATAATCAATGTaagttgttcttcaaatataacacaattgttcatataattattttccaaCCAATTTTTAGAAGTTATATGTTCAGTATAGGGTTTAGTGAAATGAGCAATCCACATTAGATTTAATAAACTCAAAAATTGTTTTACCTCTCGGTTTTATGAGATAATCGAGGTGAAAGTAGTGTATCTGTCGGCGAAATTACAAAACCGAGGGGACATGTGTTTTCGCCATTTCAGAATTCCAAAAAGGTCTCCATTGGTATCAAACCCATGACATTTTCACATACCCGTCGGTATTTTTTTAAACCGAGAGATAAAGTTTTCACTTTTCATGACACCCTTCGTTACCTCGCCTTTGTAGCCGAGGTTAAATGCATTTCGCGTCCGAGGTTAAATGTGCTTTTTCTAGTAGtgaatatttatttataaaaaaatttatacCAGAAGTCCTTTAAGTTAATTTTTTGTAAAAACTGGATCCTTTAATTTTTTTTGTAACAACTTAGTCATTTAGGATGATTCCTACGTCATTTTTCTCATATTTTGAACAtttaaaaatttataattattGTATTTCTGATTGCActtcatcatgttcataccaCTCAAAATAATTGCATCAATAATTAACAACTTCACTCTATCAAAATGGATAACAATGCACACATTTGGTAACTTAAATGACCAGATTGTTAAAAAAACTTAAAAGACCAAATTATTATACAAAAATAACTTAAATGACCTCTGATgtaattttatattatttatatttgtgcattaatataaataaattgTTGATAATATAAATCaacaatttttataaaaaaaatataaaatataaaataaatttaattaattcataGATTTACATACAAATTATAAATTAGTTCAACTCGGTCTAGTTAAATACATAGCATGTCATGGTAGTATTGACCAATTGACTAACAAAATTTAAGAATATTGGCGGTTGTATTTTTCAAAAAGTGAGATAAGACTTGTTAAGTGTGGGGGTATACTCATCAAAACTGCCATTGGGTTAACGCCCATCTCCAACATGGCTGATAAAAACCTAACGGTCAATTGGGCCAGAGCGGGAAAACAGAAGTTTGAAATTAACATTGAAAATTATTTTCCCACGCAAAGTTAAGCGCCTAATATTTCGCTAAAATTGCCAAAGTTCAAAAAACAAAAACGTATCCTCcaaattttaattcaatttaatGTCTTGACAACGATATTTCATTACGTTCTATTCAAATTCCGCAACCCCTCTCTTTCTTCTCTCTTCCATCGCTACATCGCTACTCTTTCTCATTTCTCAATTTCTCAATTTCTCAATTTCTCAATTTCTCAGGTATCTCTTCCGATCTAACCTAGATACATTGTTCCCAGAAGTTTCTTTTCCTACGTTCGACCTAGGTTTTGTTCATTGACATGTTTTGTTGTTTTTCGATTTTGAAATATGCAGGCGATTTAAGAATGGCAGGAAAAGGAGGGAAAGGACTTCTTGCAGCGAAAACCACCGCTGCTAGCAAAGATAAGGACAAGAAGAAACCTACTTCCCGCTCATCTCGTGCCGGAATCCAGGTAGATCCCTTTCGGTTCTTTCTAGGGTTTGGTTTTGGAACAAAGAAAAAGATCAGTTTTTTAGATACCCAGTTAGGGTTCATTATAAAGTTTTAATCTTTGGCGTTTCTTTTTCGCCGACGGCAGAATTTATCTGATCTATGTCCAATATATGATGTGTGCTTTTGATATAACATGAAAAATCAAAGCAATTTTGGTAGAAGTTTCTTAGATGTATATTGTTAGTGGTAAGTGTTGTGATGTTGATTGTGGTGAAAATTAACCAAACTTTTTGATATTGATATCTTTTGATAGTGTTTTGTTGCAATCATTTTTGTACTAATAGACAGTTTTTAAAACCTTGTTAGCCAGTGACACAACACTTGTCAGGGTCGTTACGTTAGTGTTAATGTGACAGTCTCAATGCGTTAGTGTTAATGTGTCAGTGTTGATGTCACAATGTCAATGTGTCAAGTGTTTGTGTCGGTGTCAATGTGTCCGTGTTGATGTCAAAGTGTCAACATGTTAGTATTATGTTTTTGGTGTATATGTTTCATTGTTACCGGCGTTCTATTAAGTTTAATTTTTGAGATTATATCTCATTATTTTGAGATTATCTAAGTACTATTTTTCTTGCAATTTTCCTTTCATTACTTTTTGTTTAAATGTATAAATTGCAAATTGTTTTTGTAGTTTCCTGTGGGTAGGATCCACAGACAGCTGAAACAAAGAGTCCAAGCCAATGGGCGTGTTGGAGCAACAGCTGCTGTTTACTTAGCATCCATTCTGGAGTATCTGACTGCAGAAGTTCTTGAGCTCGCCGGAAATGCAAGCAAAGATCTGAAGGTGAAGAGGATAACACCAAGACATTTGCAGCTTGCAATTAGGGGAGATGAGGAACTTGATACCCTTATTAAAGGGACAATTGCTGGTGGTGGTGTCATTCCTCACATTCATAAGTCGTTGATCAACAAAACTGCCAAGGAATGAGATGTTTAGTTTTTGTTTTTATGTGACTGTTTTTTACTTTAACTAGGGTGTGGTTTTTTATTATGGATTGAAATGATGATCAAAGTAGGGTAGTTTTAGAATTGAATCAATTAATATGTTACTGTGTAAATGGTGGTGTTCTCATGTGATACTATTGAATGGTTTAATTTGTTTGTCTAGATTTGTGATCCTCATGTTTTTCTCATAACCCTTTATGTTACAGTGTCTATTTTAGTCTTAAATTTACAATTTTCTGTGTTTTATTTAGGCCAAAATGATTGTTTTTATTTTGCCAAGTAGTTTAATGGCTGAAACTTAATATTTGAAGGTAAAAAAATAGGATGTTGCATGTTTGAATCTGCTCCGTACATATGCGTGCAACAGTATAAGATCTTAAAGCTCAAAGTCTATTGAGGTTGAAATTTCTTATCAACTGTTTCAAACTTAGTCTATTGGTAAGCAATTTGAGTGGGTCTTAAACTTAACTGTAGAAGATCTTAAATCTCAGAGTGTATTGAGGCTGAAACTTAACTGTTTCAAACTTAGTCTAGTTGTAAGCTATTTTATTGTTAGaaattttaatatatatttgACTCATTCTTACATTTTTGAGAATTTGCTTAGTGTATAATTGTTTTAATAGTATATATGGTTAATAATAGAAGTGTCTCCATAGTACACCTAAAATTAGGGGTGTGCATGGTTCAAAATCATAACCAAATTGAACCAAATATATGGATCAGTTTGGTTTTTAAAATCATTTTGATAAAACTggtttatatttttaaaattggTTTATGTTTGGATCGGTTTGTactaaaaaaaattaatttttgtttGGATCAATTTTAAAACCAAATTTCCCTCAAATTTAATTTTCATTCCAACAACTTCTTAACTCTATCCAATCGCTCTTAAAATCAATCACTATTTTTAAATTTTCAGTATGAAAAATCAAAATTAAGTAATTACCTATAAGattgaaaaaaaatcaattttaaaaaaagaGTTTTAAATCGGTATTTTTCAAACcagtttttttttctttcaaaaaacagttttataaaaaaacaattttataaaaaaaattatggaTTCTGAAATTTGTGTTTTGGGTTGATTTGAAATGATTATTGAAAAATGGTAACCGTTTACTTGAACCGGTTTGTAATAATGGTTAccgtttttttttttaatttgataaatggatcaccaatttcaaaatatAATTTTGGGTTGGGTTTTAAAGTTTGGATTAATTTGGATAGGAATTTGGTTCATAGTTATTGGTTATTTTGCACACCCCTATCTAAAACTTCGGTGATACTGCTTAgaatataaaatataaaattttcTATTCTTTATTGCAACTACGTGTATCATTTTATTAGGGTTTTTTGTTTAGTTTTTTATTTTTGGTCTTAATTTATTCAAAGGATGGTAAGTGTGATAAATGATGGATGTTTATGATTGAATTATTGTTACTAGACTCTTTGTATTGTCTTTAATGATTTTTGTGTGTGATGATGTGACGATTATCCTTGCTTCTTTTTGTTTCATGAGATTGAAGCTAATCATGAACAAGTATTTTGCTATACCATTTCGTCTTTTTGATCTCCTCCTTAATTTGAGTCAGAGCATCCATATGTCTATGCCTTCTGACTTGTCTTTTGTTAGTTTGACATGAATACACCATGATTTCCGGTCCTTTTGATGTACCTTATGATTATTTGTAAGCGACATGTCTTAGGCTTCTCAACAAACCTACTTACCAAGTCAACATTTCAACATTTTGACAATTATCTGCTTGTATAAGTTTGCATATACAAGCTcattatttgttttctttttcaattttatGATTGTTTCCATAGGAGTGATTGTAGTATTGCAATTGCTCATTTTGGATTTCTTCATGtcttttgcatattctttctGATGAAAAAAACTCCACCTTTTGTATTCACAAATTCCATTTCTAGGAGATAAACAAAGTTACATAGGTCACACAATTCAAACTCATTCTTCATTTTAGCTTTGAATCTTGTCAGTTTAACTTCATTTGATCTTGTGACCAATAGATCATCTACATATAGACATAGTATGATCTATTTATGCTCATTTGAAACTTTTACGTACACTCCATGTTCTTATGTGCATTAGTTAAATCCTAAATTGATGAGCAAAACTATTATTTCTTTTGTTCCATGCTCTAGGTGTCTGTTCCAATCCATACAAAACATTTATGACCCTGTATACCTTCTCTTTTCGCCCTTTGATCTTAAAGTTTGGCGGTTGCTTGACATAAATATCTCCCTATCCAGTGACCCGTTAAGGAAATCCGACTTTACATCCAACTGGTGCGTCTTCTACCATTTGTATGCTGCAATTGCAACTACTATTCTTATGATTTCAAGCATTCCAGGTGGTATTGTTTACTGATATTTTTAGTAAAAAATCACAAGTTTGGTTTTCTTAAGAGATTAAACTCGAAAAATCTCGAGGATAGATTTGTTGTGGATGTTTTGAGAAAAGTTAGTGTGTTTGAAATGATGGTTTTGTCTGAGTTCGTGAGAACTCAAGAATAACGTGAGGAAAATGGAAATGTGCAGAAAAGTATGAAGAATTAGAATGAAAAGCAATAAGAGTGCAATTAAAACAAAGAGGATAATGAAACAATCTTAAAGTAAAGTGTTTGCATTAACATAAAATGATGCACTTGATCATACATTTCTCACTGAATCTTTGAATCATTGTGACTTCGATATTAGATTATATAGAGAACTTAATGAAATTTGCGAACCCCAGTTACAATGTAGAAATTTGACTAATATACAAGTTAAAAATAACCATCGAAAACAAATACTTTCTCAACACCCAACACATTAACAAGTACGTGGGTTACTGACCTCTGCATGGCTTCCATGCATATTCAATGTTTGAATTGCTTTAAACCATCACCTGTGCTGATAACTTCCTTTAAATCTCCCAAATTCCTTTGTCGAGAATCTCTAGTCGAAACCTATAGT is a window of Lathyrus oleraceus cultivar Zhongwan6 chromosome 6, CAAS_Psat_ZW6_1.0, whole genome shotgun sequence DNA encoding:
- the LOC127094049 gene encoding probable histone H2A variant 3; translated protein: MAGKGGKGLLAAKTTAASKDKDKKKPTSRSSRAGIQFPVGRIHRQLKQRVQANGRVGATAAVYLASILEYLTAEVLELAGNASKDLKVKRITPRHLQLAIRGDEELDTLIKGTIAGGGVIPHIHKSLINKTAKE